In one window of Cydia fagiglandana chromosome 10, ilCydFagi1.1, whole genome shotgun sequence DNA:
- the LOC134668301 gene encoding putative nuclease HARBI1 gives MAFFLLINEEIRQRKLQRRRLRDANNPFELPDQEFQHLYRINKDMGLYLIRQLEGTLGETAAHSIPVHVQVLSSVMFMAAGSYQRGVGQDHNLCMAQTTMSKYLGRVVDAINRQLKNRWIVFPGTEAGRQNVSAGFREQFGVPDVLGAVDCTHVAIFPPPRPHGVQFINRKGIHTLNVQLVADVDCKILNVNAQFPGRVHDTYIYRQSVIRDEMRRLHEQRIGRYFLLGDSGYPLEPWLMTPVLHADPHSPQDRYTRWHCQARNVVERTNGYLKGSLRCLGLDRRLHYTPEKSCSLIYACCTVYNIMKYFGVELREEVAEPIEDEDNYGQNFDDAAALMRVANERRERLIIQYFS, from the exons ATGGCCTTTTTTCTTTTAATCAATGAAGAGATCCGGCAAAGGAAACTTCAGCGGAGGAGGTTGCGGGACGCTAACAACCCCTTCGAGTTGCCGGATCAGGAATTTCAGCATTTATACAGAATAAATAAGGATATGGGCCTGTACCTGATTCGGCAGCTCGAAGGGACATTGGGAGAGACCGCCGCTCACAGCATCCCCGTCCATGTCCAG GTTTTATCATCTGTGATGTTCATGGCTGCCGGGAGCTACCAGAGGGGTGTGGGCCAAGACCACAACCTTTGCATGGCTCAGACAACCATGTCCAAATATCTGGGCAGGGTCGTGGATGCGATCAACCGACA ATTGAAAAATCGGTGGATTGTTTTCCCTGGCACCGAGGCTGGAAGGCAAAATGTGTCCGCCGGATTCCGGGAACAATTCGGAGTCCCGGATGTACTGGGGGCAGTGGATTGCACGCATGTGGCCATATTTCCACCGCCGCGGCCACATGGCGTGCAATTCATAAATAGAAAAGGAATTCACACCCTAAATGTGCAGTTG GTAGCAGACGTGGATtgcaaaatattaaatgttaatGCGCAATTCCCCGGCCGAGTGCATGACACATATATATACCGCCAATCAGTTATTAGAGACGAAATGCGCCGCCTACACGAACAGCGCATAGGGCGTTATTTTCTTTTGG GAGATTCCGGCTACCCATTAGAGCCCTGGCTGATGACGCCGGTGTTGCACGCCGACCCACACTCGCCACAGGACCGCTACACGCGCTGGCACTGCCAGGCCCGGAACGTAGTGGAGCGCACCAACGGCTACCTCAAGGGTTCTTTGAGATGCTTGGGGTTGGACAGGCGCCTCCACTACACGCCAGAAAAATCCTGCAGCCTGATTTATGCGTGCTGCACCGTGTATAACATCATGAAGTACTTTGG GGTCGAGTTGAGGGAAGAGGTAGCAGAGCCAATCGAAGACGAAGATAACTACGGCCAAAATTTTGATGACGCTGCGGCGCTTATGCGCGTAGCAAACGAACGCCGAGAGCGATTAATTATACAGTATTTTTCTTAA